The Pseudofrankia sp. DC12 region CCCAGTCGAAGCCGTAGCCGGGCAGCCGGGCCGGGTCGATGACCACCTCCGCCGGCACCTCGGTCTCGACGTCGCCGCCGCTCGGCCCGGTCGAGACGATCCGCAGCCGGTCGAACGGCTGCCGGACGCACAGCCACACCTCGGCGCCGCAGGCCGCCGCCCTGGCCGCGAAGTAGCCGCCGACGGCGCCGACCCCGATCACCGCGACCCGCGCAGGCGGGGAGCCGGAGCGCGGCCGGCCCGGACGCACCAGGCGCCCGGTCACGAAGTCCATCTCCGGGCCCGGCGGGGCGGCCGTCGCCGACCTCGGCAGTCCCGGTCGCCCGCGCGGCCCCGGCTCCCACGGGACGGCATCCGGGCGGGCCGGCGACGCCGAGGCGGACGTCGCCGCGGCCAGGGCGGATTCGGCCATGCCCACGAGAGTGCCCGACCCGGCCCAGCCCGGGCCACCGGGACAGCCACCGGCCCGCGGTGTTCTGGCCCACTGCGCGCGGTACATCCGGTCGGGCTACTCCTGGGTGGCCAGCACCACCTTCCCGAAGACCGACCGCTCCCGCAGCCGCGCGGCGGCGTCCTCGAAGCGGTCCAGCGCGACGACCTCGTCGATCGGGATCCGCAGCGTGCCACCGACCAGGCCCGCCGCCACCGCGTGGATCGCCGTAGCGCGCCGCTCGGGCGTGACGACCAGGCCGGCGTAGCCCAGGAGACTCAGGCCCTTGCGGTAGAAGGTCCGGCCCGGCAGCGAGACGTTCTCGCCGCTGGACACACCGAGGATGACGATCCGGCCGCCGATGGCGGCGAGCTCGACGGCCGCCGGAGTGAAGGCGCCGCCCAGCGGGTCGAGGACCAGCGTCGGGGAGAGCTCGTCCAGCTCGGCGACGAGCCGCGCCGCGTCCGCGACGACGACCCGGTCGGCGCCGAGCGCGGCGACCGCGTCCGCCTTGGCCGACGAGCCGACCTGGGCGACGACCGACGCCCCCGCGAGCTTCGCGAGCTGGACCGCGACCACCCCGACGCCACCGCCGGCGCCGAGCACCAGGACCCGGTCGGCGGCCCGCAGGCCGCCGAGCACGTGCAGCGCGTCGTACGCGGTGACGGCGGCGACCCCGATCGCGCCCGCCTGCGCCGGGTCGACCCCGGCGGGCAGCTCAACGACCGCACCGCGCGGCGCGACGACCGCACCGGCCCACGTGCCGTCCCGGACGAGCCCGGTTCCGAGACCGGTGACGACGACCCGGGTGGCCGTGCCCGCGAGGACGCCCGTTCCCTCGACGCCGAGGGTGCGCGGCAGCCGGGCCAGGTCGCCGACCATCCCGGTGGCCGCGTAGGTGTCGATCGGGTTGACGCCCGCGTGGTCGAGCTCGACGAGCAGCTCGCCGTCGCCCGGCACGGGCAGCTGGACCTTCTCCTCCAGCCGCGGCGGCTCGCCGGCCACCGCCAGCCGCACCGCCCTGGTCACCGATCCGTCGCTCATCCTGAGGCTCGCCCTCCACTTCGCGCCGGCCGGCGCCTCCCGCCGGACAACCGCGCGCCGGCCTGATCCCATTCCCTTCCGTGGCCACGCTGAGGCACGCTGACGGCATGGGTGACGCTGACAGCATGGGTGACGCTGACAGCATGGGTAACACAGAGAGCCGACCGTCGAGCGCCGGGGGCGAAGCCGGCCCGGCCGACCGGCGTCCGGCGGCGCCGGGCCAGCGGCGGCCGGCCGCCACCGCCGAGCCGGCCCTGCCGGGTGACGAGCTCGGCCGAGCGTGGCTGGCCGCGCGGGCGGGTCTCACCGTGACCCACCTGGACACGGCCGCGTCGGGAGTGCCGAGTAGCGGCGTCCTCGCGGCCCAGACGACCTACCTGGCGGCCGAGGCGACAGTCGGCTCCTACGTGGCCCAGCACGAGGTCGCCGCCGGTCCGCTGGCCGCGGCCCGGGGGACGCTCGCGGGGCTGCTCGACCCGGCGCTGCGAGCCGGGGACGTCGTGTTCCACCACTCCGCGACGTCGGCTTTCGCGGCATTGCTGGCCGCCTGGCCGCTGCCGCGCGGCGGGCGGGTCGGGATCGTCCCCAGCGACTTCCGGTCGAACTGGCTCGCCCTGTTGGCCCGCGCCGGCCGCGACGAGCTGGAGCTGGTCGACCTGCCGACGCTGCCCGACGGCCGCCTCGACCTCGGCCGGCTCACCCGCGGCGACGGCCCGGGCGCCCTGGACCGGCTCGACCTGGTGGCGTTTCCCGAGGTGCCCAGCCAGCGGGGAATCGTCCAGCCGACGGCGGCCGTGGCGGCGCTGTGCCGGGCCGCCGGGGTGCCGCTGCTGCTCGACGTGGCCCAGTCGCTGGGCCAGGTGGACGTGACGGCGGCCGGGGCGACCGGCGGGGTCACGGCCTACGCCGGTACCTCCCGCAAGTGGCTGTGCGGGCCGCGAGGTGTCGGCTTCGTCGCCGTGCGACCGGACTTCGTGGAGCGCCTCGGCGTGGCGGCGGCGTCCGGTCACGCCGCGGGCTGGGAGCCCGACCCGGCCGCGCCCGCGGGCAGCAGGGTCGTACCCGCCCCAGGCGTCGGCCGTTTCGACGTGGGCGAGGCCCCGGTCGCCGCCTGGCTGGGCTTCGGGGCCGCGCTGGCCGAGCACGCGGCCGCCGGTCCGGGCGCGGTCCGGGCCCGTGTCCACGCGCTGGCCGGCGCCGCCCGGCGCCGCCTCGATGGCCTGGCCGGCTGGCGGCTCGGCGAGGACGTCGACTCCCCCTGTGGCATCGTCACCCTGTTGCCACGGGCAGGCGTCGACCCGCCGGCGGTCCAGGCCCGGTTGGCCCAGGACGAACGGATCCTGACCACCGCGATCGGCCCGGCCCGGGCCCGCGACGCCGTCCCGGTCCTGCGGGTCAGCCCGCCCGTCCACGCCACCCTGGCCGACCTCGACCGCCTCGCCGGGGCCCTGGAGCGGCTCAGCCGCTGACAGGCGCGAGCCGGGCCGGCGGGCGGCCCCGGGGCGTGCCCCAACCGCCGTCACCGCGACGCGCGAGAGGACCTTCGGCCGCACAGGCCCGCGGCCGGGGTGTGGCATTGTCCGGATCACGAGGCGGACGGGCATTGCGCCCACGCAAACTCGGCGGAAAGGCGCGCCATGACCAAGCCGCGAGAAGGCTCCGACGACGCGGCCGTGGGCCGGCCATCCGCGGGCCGTGGGCTCCACCGGCGGGACTTTCTCGGAACCGCCCTGGCCACGACCGTCGTCACCGCCGGCGCGGCGGCCGGCTGCGGGCCGGCCGGCCGCCCGACGGCGGCGGCCGCCACGACGCCAGCGGGCGCCACCCCGCCGCCGGTCGCGGAGATGATGTCCTGGATCGACCAGGTCGTCGCGCGCGGGGTGCGCCGGCCGGGCTACGCCGCCGACGGCTGGACCACCGGGTTCGTCGCCCAGAAGTTCCGCGAGTTCGGGCTGGTCGACGTGCACGCCGAGCCGGTGGCGGTGACCCGCTGGGAGCCCGAGCGGTACACGCTGACCGCCACCCCCGCCGGCGCGGCGGCCCGGGACCTGGCCTGCTTCCCGCTGCCGCACGCGGCGCCCGCGAGCAGGCTGGAGGCGCAGCTCGCCAGCTTCGACGCGGCCAGCCCCAGCGCGGTCGCCGGCCGAGCGGCGCTGGTCGACGCCCGGCCGCTGGCGCTCCCACCGGCTGTGCCCGCCGGGCTCGGCAGCGCGCCGAAGGACCTGTCCCGCCGGGTGTACGACCCGGCAGGAACCTTCGCCGGCGAGACCCAGGTGCTGCCGTTGGCCAGCACCTCCGACGCCGTCACCGACCCGGCCGCCCAGGCCGGCGCCGTCGCGTTCATCGGCTGCCTCGTCGGCTACCCCAGCGGCGGCCACCGCTACTACTTCCCGTACAACGGCAAGCCGACGGCGCTGCCCGGGGTCTGGATCGGCGCGGGCGACGGGCGGTGGCTGCGCGACCAGCTCGCCCGCGGCCCGGTCCGGGTCCGCCTCGACGTGGCGACGTCCACCGCGCCGGCGCGCAGCGACAACGTGGTCGGCGACCTGCCCGGCCCGCCCGGCGACGACGAGCTGGTCCTGATCGGGTCACACCACGACGCGCCGTGGGCCTCCGCCGTCGAGGACGGCAGCGGGATCGCGATGGTCCTGGCCCAGGCCAGGTACTGGTCGCGGGTGCCGGCGGCCGACCGGCCGCACCGGATGCGCTTTCTGCTCCAGGGCGGGCACTTCCACGGCGGCGCCGGGCTGGTCGACTACGTGGCGAAACACGGCACCGAACTGGCGAAGGTCGTGCTGGAGGTGCACCTGGAGCACGCCGCCCGCGACGTCGCCGCCGCCGGCGGGCGCCTCACGGCCACCGGCCGCTGCGTGCCGCGCTGGTTCTTCACCAGCAGGATCCCAGCGCTGGAGAGCACGGTCTACGACGCGCTGGTCGCCGAGCGGCTGGGCCGGTCGATGCTGCTCGCGCCCGATGCCTTCGGCCCGATGCCGCTGTCCGACGGGGCGCTCTACTACCCGGCCGGCGTCCCCATCGTCCAGTTCCTCTCGGCACCCTGGTACCTGTTCGACGAGGCGGACACCCTCGACAAGGTCGACCAGGACAGCCTGCTCCCGATCACCCGCGCGGTCATCCGGATCCTCGACGCGACCCGCGCGATGACCGCGGCGGGCCTACGGGCGCAGCGCGTG contains the following coding sequences:
- a CDS encoding zinc-binding alcohol dehydrogenase family protein, with the protein product MSDGSVTRAVRLAVAGEPPRLEEKVQLPVPGDGELLVELDHAGVNPIDTYAATGMVGDLARLPRTLGVEGTGVLAGTATRVVVTGLGTGLVRDGTWAGAVVAPRGAVVELPAGVDPAQAGAIGVAAVTAYDALHVLGGLRAADRVLVLGAGGGVGVVAVQLAKLAGASVVAQVGSSAKADAVAALGADRVVVADAARLVAELDELSPTLVLDPLGGAFTPAAVELAAIGGRIVILGVSSGENVSLPGRTFYRKGLSLLGYAGLVVTPERRATAIHAVAAGLVGGTLRIPIDEVVALDRFEDAAARLRERSVFGKVVLATQE
- a CDS encoding aminotransferase class V-fold PLP-dependent enzyme, translated to MGNTESRPSSAGGEAGPADRRPAAPGQRRPAATAEPALPGDELGRAWLAARAGLTVTHLDTAASGVPSSGVLAAQTTYLAAEATVGSYVAQHEVAAGPLAAARGTLAGLLDPALRAGDVVFHHSATSAFAALLAAWPLPRGGRVGIVPSDFRSNWLALLARAGRDELELVDLPTLPDGRLDLGRLTRGDGPGALDRLDLVAFPEVPSQRGIVQPTAAVAALCRAAGVPLLLDVAQSLGQVDVTAAGATGGVTAYAGTSRKWLCGPRGVGFVAVRPDFVERLGVAAASGHAAGWEPDPAAPAGSRVVPAPGVGRFDVGEAPVAAWLGFGAALAEHAAAGPGAVRARVHALAGAARRRLDGLAGWRLGEDVDSPCGIVTLLPRAGVDPPAVQARLAQDERILTTAIGPARARDAVPVLRVSPPVHATLADLDRLAGALERLSR
- a CDS encoding M28 family peptidase — protein: MTKPREGSDDAAVGRPSAGRGLHRRDFLGTALATTVVTAGAAAGCGPAGRPTAAAATTPAGATPPPVAEMMSWIDQVVARGVRRPGYAADGWTTGFVAQKFREFGLVDVHAEPVAVTRWEPERYTLTATPAGAAARDLACFPLPHAAPASRLEAQLASFDAASPSAVAGRAALVDARPLALPPAVPAGLGSAPKDLSRRVYDPAGTFAGETQVLPLASTSDAVTDPAAQAGAVAFIGCLVGYPSGGHRYYFPYNGKPTALPGVWIGAGDGRWLRDQLARGPVRVRLDVATSTAPARSDNVVGDLPGPPGDDELVLIGSHHDAPWASAVEDGSGIAMVLAQARYWSRVPAADRPHRMRFLLQGGHFHGGAGLVDYVAKHGTELAKVVLEVHLEHAARDVAAAGGRLTATGRCVPRWFFTSRIPALESTVYDALVAERLGRSMLLAPDAFGPMPLSDGALYYPAGVPIVQFLSAPWYLFDEADTLDKVDQDSLLPITRAVIRILDATRAMTAAGLRAQRVRPPAQSGSPS